A single region of the Rhodospirillales bacterium genome encodes:
- a CDS encoding DUF1285 domain-containing protein has translation MTRDQRQRLSTADASPDLLGADVPPAGEPTFLPDAVKPASPRGRVICAGLDISIDRDGVWFYHGSPITRKELVCLYASVLARDSSGAYWLVTPAELGRVHVEDVPFLAVEMFRSDAGCEPVISLRTNVDEIVTVDDAHPVRVHINPDSGEPIPYVTVRPGLEARILRPVYYQLVDAGVAETVDDADLYGIWSSGSFFPLGRLDGGS, from the coding sequence ATGACCAGGGATCAACGACAGCGACTCTCGACCGCGGACGCTAGCCCCGATCTCCTCGGAGCGGACGTCCCCCCGGCGGGAGAGCCGACGTTTCTGCCGGACGCAGTCAAGCCGGCATCTCCTCGAGGACGGGTCATTTGCGCCGGGCTTGATATCAGCATCGACCGCGATGGAGTCTGGTTCTATCACGGTTCGCCCATCACGCGCAAAGAGCTGGTCTGCCTCTACGCGTCCGTGCTGGCCCGCGATTCGAGCGGCGCCTACTGGCTGGTGACGCCGGCGGAGCTGGGACGAGTGCACGTCGAGGACGTGCCGTTCCTCGCCGTCGAGATGTTTCGATCGGACGCGGGATGCGAGCCGGTCATCAGCCTCCGCACCAATGTGGACGAGATCGTCACCGTCGACGACGCGCATCCGGTCCGAGTGCACATCAACCCCGATAGCGGGGAGCCGATCCCCTACGTAACGGTCCGCCCGGGTCTGGAGGCGCGCATCCTGCGCCCCGTCTACTACCAGCTTGTCGACGCGGGGGTTGCGGAGACGGTCGACGACGCAGACCTCTACGGCATATGGAGCAGTGGCAGTTTCTTCCCCCTCGGCAGGCTGGACGGAGGTTCGTGA
- a CDS encoding MoxR family ATPase — translation MFRICELRKPAFRSKKARVGTHARVGLLAPLSTRDTLITASDNGTAPDNSALIGGIDQLGANVALARDAIARVIFGQQSVVEQTLITLLAGGHLLLIGVPGLGKTRLVETLGTVFGLEERRVQFTPDLMPADILGTEVLEESETGKRSFRFVRGPVFCQLLMADEINRASPRTQSALLQAMQEHRVSVAGHYHELPVPFHVLATQNPLEQEGTYPLPEAQLDRFFMQVNVDYPELDAERQILVATTGPHTEKPRRVMDADTLVEAQRLVRHVPVGESVVEAILELVRSGRPETSDIPRVRDGVSWGPGPRASQALMRAVRVRAVIDGRFAPSIDDVLALAHPVLRHRMALTFAARAEGVRLDAIIDLLCERIA, via the coding sequence ATGTTTCGGATATGCGAGCTTCGAAAGCCCGCATTCCGATCGAAAAAAGCCCGGGTTGGCACACATGCACGGGTTGGCTTGCTTGCACCACTAAGCACGAGAGACACCTTGATCACTGCCAGCGACAACGGGACCGCTCCCGACAATTCTGCGCTGATTGGCGGCATCGATCAACTGGGAGCGAACGTCGCCCTGGCGCGGGACGCTATCGCCAGGGTGATCTTCGGTCAGCAGAGCGTGGTCGAACAGACCCTGATCACGCTGTTGGCCGGCGGCCACTTGCTGCTCATCGGCGTTCCCGGGCTCGGCAAGACGCGGCTGGTGGAGACCCTCGGCACCGTGTTCGGGCTCGAGGAACGGCGGGTGCAGTTCACCCCCGACCTGATGCCGGCGGACATCCTGGGAACGGAAGTGCTGGAAGAATCGGAGACCGGCAAGAGGTCGTTCCGCTTCGTCCGCGGTCCGGTGTTCTGTCAGCTCTTGATGGCGGACGAGATCAATCGCGCCAGCCCGCGCACCCAGTCGGCGCTGTTGCAGGCGATGCAGGAACATCGGGTGTCGGTGGCCGGGCATTACCACGAACTGCCGGTTCCGTTCCATGTACTGGCCACCCAGAACCCGCTGGAGCAGGAGGGGACGTACCCGCTGCCGGAGGCGCAGCTCGACCGGTTTTTCATGCAGGTCAACGTGGATTACCCGGAGCTGGACGCCGAGCGGCAGATCCTGGTCGCCACCACCGGGCCGCATACAGAGAAACCACGCCGGGTCATGGACGCAGATACGCTCGTAGAGGCGCAGCGCCTGGTCCGCCACGTGCCGGTCGGCGAAAGCGTCGTCGAGGCGATCCTCGAACTTGTCCGCAGCGGCCGCCCGGAAACCAGCGACATCCCCCGCGTCCGCGACGGCGTCTCATGGGGGCCAGGGCCGCGAGCGTCGCAGGCGCTGATGCGCGCGGTTCGAGTGCGCGCCGTCATCGACGGACGCTTCGCGCCATCGATCGACGACGTCCTCGCCCTCGCCCATCCCGTTCTTCGCCATCGCATGGCGCTGACCTTCGCGGCGCGCGCCGAAGGGGTTCGGCTCGACGCCATCATCGACCTGCTGTGCGAGAGGATAGCCTGA
- a CDS encoding DUF58 domain-containing protein, with product MRPPGTRRRCGASPVAGPGHAAETLHGAEALAATLPPLLVAAERVAATVSQGIHGRRRVGPGESFWQFRRYHPGDAIQRIDWRKSAKSQHVYIRQTEWEAAQSVWLWRDGSPSMSYRSARGLPTKKERAEILLLALASLLARGGEHLALLGRGETPAPGRAALRRIAESLYGDHSETASMPARESLPRYSRMVIVGDLLSPLPDIQRALAAYAAQGVRGHLLQILDPAEETLPFSGRVRFQGMEGDGDMLIGRVEDVRAGYRGMMATHKQAVADIARAIGWSHAVHHTSQPPQPALLALYLVLSETVK from the coding sequence GTGCGTCCGCCGGGGACGCGGCGGCGGTGTGGCGCGAGCCCCGTAGCCGGACCCGGACATGCCGCCGAAACCCTCCACGGCGCCGAGGCGCTGGCAGCGACCCTGCCGCCGCTGCTGGTCGCCGCCGAACGGGTCGCGGCGACGGTCTCCCAAGGTATCCACGGCCGCCGCCGGGTGGGGCCGGGCGAGAGCTTCTGGCAGTTCCGCCGCTATCATCCCGGCGACGCCATCCAGCGCATCGACTGGCGCAAGTCCGCCAAGTCGCAGCACGTATACATCCGCCAGACCGAATGGGAAGCGGCGCAGAGCGTGTGGCTGTGGCGGGACGGCTCGCCGTCCATGTCGTATCGGTCCGCGCGCGGCTTGCCAACCAAGAAGGAGCGGGCGGAGATCCTGTTGCTGGCGCTGGCGTCGCTGCTCGCCCGCGGCGGCGAGCACCTGGCGCTGCTCGGCCGCGGCGAGACGCCGGCGCCGGGGCGGGCGGCGCTCCGGCGTATTGCCGAAAGCCTGTACGGAGACCACAGCGAGACGGCGAGCATGCCGGCGCGGGAGTCGCTGCCGCGCTACAGTCGCATGGTCATCGTCGGCGACCTGCTGTCGCCGCTGCCGGACATCCAGCGGGCTCTCGCCGCCTATGCGGCGCAAGGGGTGCGCGGCCACCTCCTTCAGATCCTCGACCCCGCCGAGGAGACATTGCCTTTTTCTGGCCGGGTGCGGTTTCAAGGAATGGAAGGCGACGGCGACATGCTGATCGGGCGCGTCGAGGACGTACGCGCCGGGTATCGCGGCATGATGGCGACCCACAAGCAGGCGGTGGCAGATATCGCGCGCGCCATCGGCTGGAGCCACGCCGTGCACCACACCAGCCAGCCGCCGCAGCCGGCGCTGCTCGCCCTCTATCTGGTCCTGTCTGAAACGGTCAAATGA
- a CDS encoding DUF4159 domain-containing protein, which yields MSLLGSLSFAAPTALLALLTLPALWWLLRAMPPAPRRIDFPPVRLLAQLAPSEESVQRTPLWLVALRMVLAAAVILGLAHPIIDAADPLPGTGPVIIVVDDGWAAANNWPARLEAINGLIDQAEREQRELLLIPTAAQPERTQSGGPAPALTPDAARDQMRALQPKPWQLARASAVEALLADQRLRVKPPGAVFWLSSSLDSEPSLGELARSLRAFGAVTVLRPDAGDLPVVLRPPSAGAMALTVTAERPAPSPGEVTAWVDAVGDDGALLARQPLRFAAGAKRAETTLAMPAELRNRLTRLEIDGQSTAAAVILVDERWRRRPVGVVTTDGSGGDADLPLLSSLYYLGRALEPLAEVRRGDIDDLLARELAVLILPDGDISDRDTRERVLGWVRRGGMLVRFAGPRLAQAPDQAAEFREDALLPTPLRAGDRALGGSLAWRHAAALAPFDQDSPFLGLDVPPEVQIERQVLAEPALQPDHQVWARLDDRTPLVTAARRDQGWLVLFHTTANTDWSNFALSGLFVEMLERLLATSRGAGVAVDGPPLAPKQTLDGFGRLQQPPPDARPVAAAAFASTKVGPSHPPGFYGSERVRQALNLSGAIPSLQPLADLPADVREQAYEARTERDLRPWLLGAALLLALADLVASMIMRGLLRVPFSWVGARAARSGAAVAFATALAVTGPPAGAEEVVADGSAIPAALTTRLAYIITGDDGIDDASEAGLTGLADVVNRRTSATLGSPVGVDPARDELAFYPLIYWPISPGSSPLDETAADALRHYMAGGGTIVFDMRDRGASIRLSGLRALAETLDLPPLTPVPADHVLARAFYLLSEFPGRWSGGTVWVERGGEQSRDGVTSVVVGGHDWAAAWAVDPASRPMFAVVPGGDRQREMAYRFGVNLVMHVLTGNYKADQVHLPAILERLGQ from the coding sequence ATGTCGTTGCTGGGATCGCTGAGCTTTGCCGCCCCGACGGCCCTGTTGGCGCTGCTCACCCTGCCGGCGCTGTGGTGGCTGTTGCGCGCCATGCCGCCGGCGCCGCGGCGCATCGACTTTCCGCCGGTGCGCCTCCTCGCCCAACTGGCGCCGAGCGAGGAGAGCGTGCAGCGCACGCCGCTGTGGCTGGTGGCATTGCGCATGGTTCTGGCGGCGGCGGTCATTCTCGGCCTTGCGCACCCGATCATCGACGCCGCGGACCCGTTGCCTGGAACCGGGCCGGTGATCATCGTCGTCGATGACGGCTGGGCGGCCGCCAACAATTGGCCAGCCCGGCTGGAGGCCATCAACGGACTCATCGACCAGGCCGAGCGCGAGCAGCGCGAGTTGCTGCTGATCCCCACCGCCGCCCAGCCCGAACGTACGCAGAGCGGCGGCCCGGCACCTGCTCTGACCCCCGACGCGGCGCGGGACCAGATGCGCGCGCTGCAGCCGAAACCGTGGCAACTGGCGCGCGCCAGTGCCGTAGAGGCGCTGCTCGCCGACCAGCGCCTGCGCGTCAAGCCGCCCGGCGCGGTATTCTGGCTGAGCAGCAGCCTGGACAGCGAACCCAGCCTTGGAGAGCTGGCTCGTTCTCTGCGCGCCTTCGGCGCCGTCACGGTGCTGCGTCCGGACGCGGGCGATCTTCCGGTCGTTCTCCGGCCGCCGTCGGCCGGCGCCATGGCGTTGACGGTCACGGCAGAGCGCCCCGCACCGAGCCCCGGGGAGGTCACCGCGTGGGTGGACGCGGTCGGCGACGACGGTGCGCTGCTGGCCCGCCAGCCGCTGCGCTTTGCCGCCGGCGCCAAGCGGGCGGAAACCACGCTGGCGATGCCGGCGGAACTGCGCAATCGGCTTACGCGGCTCGAGATCGACGGCCAGTCGACGGCAGCCGCGGTGATCCTGGTTGACGAGCGCTGGCGCCGCCGCCCCGTCGGCGTCGTCACCACCGACGGCAGCGGCGGCGACGCGGACCTGCCCCTGCTATCGAGCCTCTACTACCTGGGGCGTGCGCTGGAGCCTCTCGCCGAGGTGCGGCGCGGCGACATTGACGATCTTCTGGCGCGGGAACTGGCGGTGCTCATCCTCCCCGATGGCGACATTTCCGACCGCGACACGCGGGAACGCGTGCTGGGCTGGGTACGCCGGGGTGGCATGCTGGTGCGCTTCGCCGGGCCGCGGTTGGCGCAGGCGCCGGACCAAGCCGCAGAATTCCGCGAGGATGCGCTGCTGCCGACGCCGCTGAGGGCCGGCGACCGCGCCCTCGGCGGCTCCCTCGCCTGGCGCCACGCCGCAGCGCTGGCGCCATTCGATCAGGACAGCCCCTTCCTCGGCCTGGACGTTCCGCCCGAGGTCCAGATCGAGCGCCAAGTGCTGGCCGAACCGGCGTTGCAGCCCGACCATCAGGTGTGGGCGCGGCTTGACGACCGGACGCCGCTGGTCACGGCGGCGCGGCGCGACCAGGGCTGGCTGGTTCTGTTCCACACCACCGCCAACACCGACTGGTCCAATTTCGCCCTTTCCGGACTGTTCGTCGAAATGCTGGAGCGCCTCCTGGCGACCAGCCGCGGCGCGGGCGTCGCAGTCGACGGGCCGCCGCTGGCGCCGAAGCAGACCCTGGATGGCTTCGGACGCCTGCAGCAGCCGCCGCCTGACGCCCGTCCGGTTGCCGCCGCCGCGTTCGCCAGTACGAAGGTCGGGCCGAGTCATCCGCCAGGCTTCTACGGCAGCGAACGCGTGCGCCAGGCGCTCAATTTGTCCGGTGCCATTCCCAGCCTGCAGCCGCTTGCAGACCTCCCGGCCGACGTTCGCGAACAAGCCTACGAAGCGCGGACCGAGCGCGATCTCCGTCCTTGGTTGCTGGGCGCAGCGTTGCTCCTGGCCCTCGCCGACCTGGTTGCCAGCATGATCATGCGCGGTCTGTTGCGGGTTCCGTTCAGTTGGGTCGGAGCGCGCGCCGCACGGTCCGGGGCCGCCGTGGCGTTCGCAACGGCATTGGCGGTGACGGGACCGCCGGCGGGCGCCGAGGAGGTCGTCGCCGACGGCAGCGCCATCCCCGCCGCCCTTACCACGCGGCTCGCGTATATCATCACCGGTGACGACGGGATCGATGATGCCAGCGAGGCCGGGCTGACCGGCCTCGCCGATGTCGTCAATCGGCGGACGTCGGCGACCCTGGGATCACCTGTCGGCGTCGATCCGGCGCGCGACGAACTGGCGTTCTATCCGCTGATCTACTGGCCGATCTCTCCCGGAAGCAGCCCCCTTGACGAGACCGCCGCCGACGCCCTCCGGCACTACATGGCTGGCGGCGGCACCATCGTGTTCGACATGCGCGATCGCGGCGCCAGCATCCGCCTCAGTGGCTTGCGGGCGCTCGCCGAAACCCTTGACCTGCCGCCTTTGACGCCGGTGCCGGCCGACCACGTGCTGGCGCGGGCGTTCTATCTGCTGTCCGAGTTTCCGGGCCGGTGGAGCGGCGGCACCGTATGGGTGGAACGCGGCGGCGAGCAGAGCCGCGACGGCGTTACGTCGGTCGTTGTCGGCGGCCACGACTGGGCCGCGGCGTGGGCCGTCGATCCGGCGTCGCGGCCGATGTTCGCCGTGGTTCCCGGCGGCGACCGCCAGCGGGAGATGGCGTATCGCTTCGGCGTCAACCTGGTGATGCACGTGCTGACCGGCAACTACAAGGCGGACCAGGTCCATCTACCGGCGATCCTGGAGAGGCTCGGGCAGTGA